A section of the bacterium genome encodes:
- a CDS encoding M1 family metallopeptidase codes for MKQHLRICIFILILHSLLWSQSSAPRSPRNASYTIDVTLDVQKKQISGKETIIWKNITSKPAKEIYFHLYMNAFKNNYSTFIKEAGGKAKLLEKKNQWGWVKINHISDYRGIDLTGNLYFVQPDDSNSYDRTVALLKLKRPVLPGASITLNLNFTTQFPPIYARTGFYKNFFLAGQWFPKVGVFEKNGKWNCHQFHRNSEFFSDYGKYNVSITLPSNFKIEATGIKTDVKQIDSSKKVTFYAEDVHDFAWTAWPHFLKKEITYKGIRISLIYEKDHESSVERSFTAIRHDLDFFEEWAGKYPYSHITILHPPTGAFRASGMEYPQFITGGTIWNIPKGLRFVEMVVVHEFGHQFWYGIVGSNEFEEAWLDEGINSYFESKIMDKYYGQETSLIDFAGIKIGEISNARSAYIGKARLDRILRPSWTYIGGGYSLFSYQKSVLMLRTLENIIGTDNMKKIFRTYFDRWKFKHPHSEDFIKIVNEVTGKDYNFYFDQFLKNSLELDYKVESAFCHKVRKPKGIFSDSAKTELNSKKNLFRSVVKIYRKGEAVLPVDVLIVFDSGDSLKFAWDGKDRWKKYTFIRPDKILSAAVDPGGKLLLDSNHTNNSKTAEIKNRPILYFTSNLISFYQAIFHIITLII; via the coding sequence ATGAAACAGCATCTTCGAATATGCATTTTTATCCTCATCCTCCACTCACTACTCTGGTCTCAATCATCTGCTCCGCGAAGTCCGAGGAATGCTTCTTACACTATTGATGTAACTCTTGATGTACAAAAGAAGCAAATTTCCGGCAAAGAAACCATTATTTGGAAAAACATCACATCAAAACCTGCCAAAGAGATATATTTTCATCTCTACATGAATGCTTTTAAAAATAACTATTCAACATTTATTAAAGAAGCAGGCGGAAAGGCAAAACTCCTTGAGAAAAAAAATCAATGGGGATGGGTTAAGATAAATCATATATCCGATTACAGGGGAATAGATTTAACGGGAAATCTTTATTTTGTTCAGCCGGATGACAGCAATTCTTATGACAGGACAGTTGCATTGCTCAAACTCAAAAGGCCGGTACTCCCCGGAGCCTCAATAACTCTCAACCTGAATTTTACAACTCAGTTCCCTCCAATTTACGCAAGAACAGGATTTTATAAAAATTTCTTTCTCGCAGGGCAATGGTTCCCAAAAGTTGGTGTATTTGAAAAAAACGGAAAATGGAACTGCCATCAATTTCATAGAAACAGTGAATTCTTTTCAGATTATGGAAAGTATAACGTAAGCATAACTCTTCCTTCAAATTTTAAGATTGAAGCAACAGGAATAAAAACCGATGTAAAACAAATTGACAGCTCAAAAAAAGTGACTTTTTATGCCGAAGATGTTCATGATTTTGCATGGACAGCATGGCCCCATTTTCTAAAAAAAGAGATAACTTACAAAGGCATCAGAATCTCTCTGATTTATGAAAAAGACCATGAATCTTCAGTAGAACGCAGTTTTACTGCAATCAGACATGACCTCGATTTCTTTGAAGAATGGGCAGGAAAATATCCTTACAGCCATATCACAATACTGCATCCTCCTACAGGAGCATTCAGGGCATCCGGAATGGAATACCCCCAGTTTATTACAGGCGGTACTATCTGGAATATACCCAAAGGCCTGAGATTTGTAGAGATGGTTGTTGTCCATGAATTCGGCCATCAATTCTGGTACGGCATTGTAGGGAGCAACGAATTTGAGGAAGCATGGCTTGATGAAGGAATTAACAGCTATTTTGAATCTAAAATAATGGACAAGTATTACGGACAAGAAACATCCCTGATAGACTTTGCAGGAATAAAAATCGGAGAAATTTCCAATGCCCGCTCCGCGTACATAGGCAAAGCAAGGCTTGACAGAATACTGAGGCCGTCATGGACCTATATAGGCGGAGGTTATTCTCTTTTCTCCTACCAGAAATCTGTACTTATGCTGAGAACTCTTGAAAACATTATCGGCACTGATAATATGAAAAAAATATTCCGCACGTACTTTGACCGCTGGAAATTTAAACACCCCCATTCTGAGGATTTTATAAAAATTGTAAATGAAGTAACAGGGAAGGACTATAATTTTTATTTTGATCAATTTTTAAAAAATTCCCTTGAACTTGATTATAAGGTTGAATCTGCCTTCTGTCATAAAGTACGTAAACCCAAAGGCATATTCTCAGATTCCGCAAAAACAGAATTAAACAGCAAAAAAAATCTATTCCGCTCTGTTGTGAAAATTTACCGAAAAGGAGAAGCTGTGCTCCCTGTTGATGTACTAATTGTATTTGACAGCGGGGATTCATTGAAATTCGCCTGGGACGGTAAAGACAGATGGAAAAAATACACTTTTATAAGACCTGACAAAATCCTCTCTGCTGCCGTAGATCCTGGCGGAAAACTTCTGCTTGATTCAAATCATACAAACAATTCTAAAACCGCTGAAATAAAAAACAGGCCCATTCTGTACTTCACTTCTAATTTAATTTCATTCTATCAGGCAATATTTCATATAATCACGCTTATTATTTAA
- a CDS encoding tetratricopeptide repeat protein, whose translation MNDKNITQSLENIIKNNPKSLVFARLAGLYLEQGRIDDAINLLEQGIQASPSYVTGHFVLAKAYIAKNLREKAEEALKKVISHDRLFLHAHKLLGDLMARIGWENQAAIHYRDILEIDPLDEETAQMLDTFSFSVKPPEGKNVYSGPKEKEWISGTPPIFERSEKVSQKKQELNIKAGEASSSKNSELDLSEFDLEKFAASGEGLNKISEDHSADNKSNESYSGELDLSDFDLDDISASSGNDNKNQELENTINNAEKLFEKQPENKSETEEEKEAGKNSAALPEDEPELAEKNISEPDINENLPDTGLDEIVNDINQAINQKSETENLYTEDEHLKDILLPDEDTDVKPEDTSDEPFFEEGFLSNITGTTDQGSQDTAEQVPVSSSEEESIDFFKDEEFDEPGISDQLFKDEDAEVSSGRDTVSAEDKEPEIEIPDSTEEIPADDTVSEEQEESITDVSDAEITEQIAEKKVQEESPEPLSEINEDTGQGITEQPAEQQNDISEPKPEPEPEEDADNGEKSSLKIVSPTLGEIYSAQGQFKKAIQVYEILIEKYPEDTEKYTQKINELKKKLEESS comes from the coding sequence ATGAATGATAAAAACATTACTCAATCTCTTGAAAATATTATAAAGAATAACCCTAAATCCCTTGTGTTTGCCCGCCTTGCAGGGCTCTATCTTGAACAGGGCAGAATTGATGATGCAATAAATCTGCTTGAGCAGGGCATTCAGGCATCCCCTTCTTATGTCACAGGACACTTTGTACTTGCAAAAGCATACATTGCAAAAAATTTAAGAGAAAAAGCAGAAGAGGCTCTTAAAAAAGTCATATCACATGATCGTTTATTCCTTCATGCCCATAAACTACTCGGCGACCTTATGGCAAGAATCGGATGGGAAAATCAGGCTGCTATTCATTACAGGGACATTCTTGAAATAGATCCTCTTGACGAAGAGACAGCACAGATGCTGGATACTTTTTCATTTTCAGTAAAACCTCCTGAAGGTAAAAACGTATATTCCGGCCCCAAAGAAAAAGAGTGGATATCCGGTACTCCCCCTATTTTTGAACGCAGTGAAAAGGTCTCACAGAAAAAACAGGAGCTTAATATCAAGGCAGGCGAGGCTTCATCTTCAAAAAATTCCGAATTGGATCTTTCCGAATTTGATCTTGAAAAATTTGCCGCATCAGGAGAAGGCCTCAATAAAATATCCGAAGATCATTCTGCTGACAATAAATCTAATGAAAGCTATTCAGGGGAGTTGGATCTTTCGGATTTTGACCTCGACGATATTTCAGCTTCTTCCGGGAACGATAATAAAAACCAAGAACTTGAAAATACTATTAACAATGCTGAAAAGCTGTTTGAAAAACAGCCTGAGAATAAATCCGAAACAGAAGAGGAAAAGGAAGCTGGCAAAAATAGTGCGGCTCTTCCGGAGGATGAACCGGAACTTGCCGAAAAGAATATTTCAGAGCCTGATATTAACGAAAATCTGCCTGACACAGGACTTGATGAAATAGTCAATGATATAAATCAGGCCATAAATCAAAAATCCGAAACTGAAAATCTCTACACCGAAGATGAACATTTAAAGGACATCCTGCTGCCTGATGAAGATACGGATGTTAAACCGGAAGATACATCTGACGAACCATTCTTTGAAGAAGGCTTTCTTTCAAATATAACAGGAACTACAGATCAGGGAAGTCAAGACACAGCAGAACAGGTACCTGTATCTTCTTCTGAAGAAGAGAGTATTGATTTCTTTAAAGATGAAGAATTCGACGAACCCGGAATAAGCGATCAATTGTTTAAAGATGAAGATGCCGAAGTTTCTTCAGGCCGGGATACTGTTTCTGCTGAAGATAAGGAGCCGGAAATTGAAATTCCCGATTCAACTGAAGAGATCCCTGCTGATGATACAGTATCAGAGGAACAGGAAGAATCTATTACCGATGTTTCTGACGCAGAGATAACCGAACAAATTGCAGAAAAAAAAGTACAAGAAGAATCTCCCGAACCTCTATCGGAAATTAACGAAGACACCGGGCAGGGAATAACAGAACAGCCCGCTGAGCAGCAAAATGATATTTCGGAACCAAAACCGGAGCCGGAACCGGAAGAAGATGCAGACAATGGGGAAAAAAGCTCTCTTAAAATTGTAAGCCCTACTCTTGGAGAGATATACTCGGCACAGGGGCAGTTTAAAAAGGCAATTCAGGTTTACGAAATATTAATTGAGAAATACCCCGAAGACACCGAAAAATACACGCAAAAAATTAACGAGCTTAAAAAAAAGCTGGAGGAATCATCGTAA
- a CDS encoding LptE family protein — translation MKIKIADILKYILFIFIFAFLGFSAGCGIYSFSGSTIPSNIKTVGIPLFENNTPEFGIDQQITDALIEAISADNTLKIADTRNADSILKGTILQITDRAGQYDANENASSYRITINIKVSFEDVKKRKVFWEETWSQWGQYESDRNQGIKDAVSKLTTDILNKTVSGW, via the coding sequence TTGAAGATTAAAATTGCGGATATCCTGAAATATATTTTATTTATTTTTATTTTTGCTTTTCTCGGATTTTCTGCAGGCTGCGGAATCTACTCTTTTTCCGGATCCACTATTCCATCTAATATCAAAACAGTAGGAATCCCTCTTTTTGAAAATAACACTCCGGAATTCGGCATTGACCAGCAGATTACAGATGCATTAATTGAGGCTATATCCGCAGACAATACTTTAAAAATAGCAGACACACGAAATGCAGATTCCATTTTAAAGGGAACAATACTTCAGATTACAGACAGGGCAGGACAGTACGATGCTAATGAAAACGCTTCATCGTACAGAATTACAATTAACATTAAAGTATCTTTTGAAGATGTGAAAAAGCGTAAAGTATTCTGGGAAGAGACCTGGTCTCAGTGGGGCCAATATGAAAGCGACAGAAATCAGGGAATTAAAGATGCAGTATCAAAACTTACAACAGATATTCTTAACAAAACAGTTTCAGGTTGGTAA
- a CDS encoding sigma-54-dependent Fis family transcriptional regulator, producing the protein MEKKANSIISSLGIIGKSDEFLKVLETVKQVSPLQITVLITGESGTGKEKIARAIHLLSPRAQNPIVTVNCGAIPEGLLESELFGHEKGSFTGATEKRKGYFEIADRGSLFLDEIGEMPLSTQVRLLRVLETQEFMRVGGTTSIRTDVRVIAATNQNLEQAVSKGEFRKDLFYRLNAVNIQLPPLRKRRDDIRMLALYFARELSEKNNIPFRGFTADAFRLLEQNPWPGNIRELKNVVERVLILGKGEKIDEALLTSHLKTTIPEDDRNLPVVLNKSPDQAERELIYRALVDLRLAVEDIRTFIRKNYNPPYKPIPHPISSELPATPIDQPIAQEDTNFNLRDMERILIEQALRKFKGNRRKAARALGIGERTLYRKIKEHNLED; encoded by the coding sequence ATGGAAAAAAAAGCAAACAGTATTATCTCATCTCTCGGTATCATAGGAAAGTCTGACGAGTTTCTTAAAGTACTTGAGACGGTTAAGCAGGTATCTCCATTGCAGATAACTGTACTGATTACAGGAGAAAGCGGAACAGGCAAGGAAAAAATAGCAAGGGCAATTCACTTGTTAAGCCCGAGAGCTCAGAACCCGATAGTTACTGTAAACTGCGGAGCAATTCCCGAAGGGTTGCTGGAGAGTGAGCTGTTCGGGCATGAAAAAGGCTCATTTACAGGCGCAACAGAAAAACGAAAAGGTTATTTTGAAATTGCAGACAGAGGATCGCTTTTTCTTGATGAGATCGGAGAAATGCCCCTGTCCACCCAGGTGCGGCTGCTTCGTGTACTTGAAACGCAGGAATTTATGAGGGTTGGAGGCACAACATCCATCCGAACAGATGTGAGAGTTATTGCAGCGACAAACCAAAATCTTGAACAGGCTGTTTCAAAAGGTGAATTCCGCAAAGACCTCTTTTACCGGCTAAACGCAGTAAATATACAACTCCCCCCATTGAGAAAGAGAAGGGACGACATAAGAATGCTTGCTCTGTATTTTGCAAGAGAGCTAAGTGAAAAAAATAACATTCCGTTCAGAGGGTTTACAGCAGATGCGTTCCGGCTGCTCGAACAAAATCCGTGGCCCGGAAATATCCGCGAGTTAAAAAATGTAGTAGAACGGGTTTTGATCCTTGGAAAAGGTGAAAAAATAGATGAAGCCCTTCTTACTTCACATCTTAAAACAACTATCCCCGAAGATGACAGAAATCTGCCTGTTGTTTTAAATAAGTCTCCGGATCAGGCCGAGCGTGAGCTGATATACAGGGCACTGGTGGATTTAAGGCTTGCTGTGGAAGATATCAGAACCTTTATCAGAAAAAACTATAATCCTCCGTATAAGCCAATTCCTCATCCGATTTCTTCCGAACTGCCTGCAACTCCCATAGATCAGCCGATTGCACAGGAAGATACAAATTTCAACCTCAGAGACATGGAAAGAATTCTTATTGAACAAGCTTTAAGGAAATTTAAGGGCAACAGAAGAAAAGCAGCAAGGGCCCTTGGAATAGGCGAAAGAACTCTATACAGAAAGATAAAGGAGCACAATCTTGAAGATTAA